tcagaaatattcaatacCGGTATGTAAAAAGTTatgttttcaataaatttattcATGAAGTTATATAGCTTTTATCTATTGTGATTTAGTGTATTCTCCctaccatttatttatttgaagattgagaaataaaaatatacgaatttacaaaaatctcaaatattttattgCGTGAAAAACTCGGCAGCGAATCGTGCGCCATCTATCGAATTTTGGTGACGGTATTTCGCGGGAAGAATTCAGAGAGTAGTGCAGGATGAATCCATTCCTGCTGCGGCACGTGAGGAATCCGTGCGCTACCGCCTTACCGCTGGTCAAAATGTGCGATCGATGACACAAAATTATTCTCAGAATTAGCTCAAATTCAAGTTACAAACTTACAAACTCCTaaaaaacatcagatttatgTTTAACGGTAGTTTTAGTACTGCATTATTGCCAAATTTACCTCGAAATTCGAATGAAAGTATATTACAATTCAGTTAGGTGTTCGGTTGTGTAGTGTACGAAATCCGTGCGGCAATTTCCTTCCTGTTCTACAGTAAACAACTCTTCAAACATTCAGCTCACATTCCTTTGTACTGATTAATTCTGCCCCTAGCCGCCGCTTGTTTACTACTTATTCAAGGTCATGTTTTATATCTATTGACGGAATACTTACGCGACAGGTAAGGACTCTATAGTTATCCCGGCTTAACTATTTTTTGTTGGTGAGTTGACCCCTCCAAAAAATTCTGCCGAGTTCTGTATAGTGTAAGTGTATGGGCTTTTTGGACTGTGATTTTCGGATCACTGATAAGCTAAATAACTACTAGTACCActtgtaatatttttatttttgttcttTTAAGAAAAACAATTCTGAGAATTTCAAAACTGAAAGCGGTTTTAAATCGATAAATTCTTGAATCAAGATTGCCGTAGTTAGGACTGATTTATAGTTATTGCCATCGCTAGTAATGTGTAGCCTATTCCAACTTGGAGAATTTCAAAACTGAAAGCGGTTTTAAATCGATGAATTCTTTTAATCAAGACTGCCGTAGTTGGGACTGTAGTTAGGACTGAATGTAGCCTATTCCAACTTGATTTTAGgatccaggacccagttccacagttgtgagttaaggtttaactctgagttaactcattgaaaatgaactaactttaactcagagtaactctaactcacaactgtggaactgggggcaggtggcctagctcagtcagttctggtggtaggcctacatacctgatagaagtcttattaggaccagaaaggtcTAGCAGTTGACCTAAAACcttgatttttaatccatCCTACGCAgctgtaggcctattgaagGATTGCAAAAAAGTCTGCATTGAAAGGGttgaaaagagaaaagaaaagtgactccatgatttgaaagtttaaaaaatgaatttttgtatGAAGCCTaagcatggaaacatattgttaacctttcaaatcatggagtcacttttttcttttcacccCTATCAAAGAAGACTATTTGCAATCCTTCCATACAGCgtaaaatagattaaatatCAATGTTTCAGTTCACTGACTTTCTGGTGCTAATAAGACTTAGCctatatcaggtatgtaccccCAAAACTAACTGAGGTACGTAGGCCACGTGATCTCAACTCGAGTTGAAATGGACATTAGCACTTAATGAATTTAAGAGACATATACGAACAATTTGAGACAAAATGTCTATATTTAAGAGGGTAGGTAGGCTATGGGTTACCCTATTGTTCCTCGGTTGTTTTTAGAACAGCAGATTCAGCCTAGGCctataaaatacataaaggTCTGTTGTTTTTTTGGTTGCTAGACAAGATACAGATTGAAAACAAGTTTCAGCCAGTCAAACAAGGCGTATCATGAATCGGGGGGTTTGCTATTGTTACAGGTTAAAGAAAAAACTGAAGTTTTAAATAATGTTCGTATTTTCAGTGTGTTAAAATGCCGCCGAGTTCAGGTGAATTGTGGGGGCATCACTTGATGCCGACCCTTGTCACGGTCGATTGTTTGCTGCCGAACGGAATTATCATCCAGTTAAACTGTAACCGCGACGCAACCTTGGAGACGATTAAAGCTGATTTATGGCGCGAAGCGCGGAAGTACCCGCTGTTCTCTCTACTCTCCGAACCAGCGACCTACATATTCGTGAGCATCACCCAGGATGCCGAACGCGAGGAATTCTACGACGAGACTCGACGACTTTGCGATCTACGATTGTTTCAACCGCTTCTTAAAATCGTCGAGCCGAAAGGAAATCGAGTCGAAAAAATGCTCAATTACGAAATCGGTGAGTTTGATTTTTAGCCGCAAAGATGGCtttaatgtatttcatattttatgcTCAAAAATTTGTGAGAACAAGATCACTGCAGTGTTTTCAGTAAGAAATAaacaagccaggtcccttcgaaaaacaggagggtcccataatatgtcacagtccctgaaacgaaagctggtttgaaaaaactgGTGGGTCCTTAAAAAACGACAGACGGGTCTGGGACCCaggacctggctcttattgaaaacactgcatTACCATTAGTGACGTATTTTTACGTCGCTAATAATGACCTTCTCTCACCATCCATGCACGGATCTATATGTCTCTGACGTGTAGCCGTACTAAATGAATGATCATCTGCTTCAATTCagtttcaattttcactcaTAGATGGCGGTTcagtaattgatttgaattgaatgatgccatcgggttcgaatcctggtgaGGGGCCTAACATTTTATCCGCGGTAGTGAAGGGGTTAATTCTTGTCTTTTTCATCTGCTTTGTCGCGCTGATGCAACCTCGTAGCATAAGAGAGTCTCCATCTGTCTCGGCCTTTAAATCTACAttgaaaatttttgttttcataacACCTTTGGTGATTAATCTTTTAACTCGTAACTTTATAACGTAGTTTTAGAATGTAAAGCGTGGTGGTTAAGATTTTATAATCGTgctatataagaaaatatattatgataattattatcattatcattattattattattattattattattattattattacggAGCAGACTTGTTTGACTGTTTTCCCGCTATTTTTGTAGGAATGGCTATCGGAATGTCTGTGAACGAATTCAacgaattaaaagatttagaagtgATGACGTTTAGGCGTAATATACTGAACGAATGTAAGCGCGCCGTAGAACAACGAGACTCAAACGGACTCCAGAGTCAGGCTTTATACGTTTATCCACCGGATATTGACGATAGTCCGACTTTACCGAATCATTTCTACGAGAAACTTGATAAAGGTAAAATATGAACTGAAAACTCGTGTTTCCCCTGCTGATAACTCTTTGTTTTTTCCCCTGCTGATAAACTCTGCTATATATTTGTTGATGTTTGGACTGATAAAATTCACCGACTTGATACGAGTTCGACGAGATCATTCAGGGATCAAGTATGGCATAGTCTGCTGTATGTATCTAGGTCGTGTGAGGTCAGATGATGATTTGTATGTAGGTCAAGTTTCTATTTTTAGGTCAGATTTGTATCTGGGTCGTCTATCTATTTTTAGGTCAGATGATGATTTGTATCTGGGTCGCCTTTGCGTGTATCTATTTTTGGATCAGATTTGTATCTTGGTCGCGTATCTATTTTTAGGTCAGATGATGATATGCATCTGGGTCGTCTCCGCGAATGGAGACCGTCAGAAGTACACAGTCAAAGTGGCGCATAACGCCATCCCTGAGGACGTGATCGCCGAAGCCATTCGGAAGAAAACTCGCAGCATGCACATGACTCAGGAACAGCAGAAACAGTGCGTTaatgattatcaaaatagCTATGTGTTAAAAGTTTGCGGTTGTGATCAGTTTTTACTGGAGAAATATCCGATCTGTCAATTTAAGgtaacgtatatatatatatatgtattcccccaaaaataattctcaccatctgaaatgaatattttgatgatataacGAGAATCTCACGATAAAGACAGGAaaaaagtctgaaatgtttccttgagctggtATTTGAGCTggtagtattcctgaagatgaccatTAGCATAAAGTCGAcgagtccgaaaatgtttccatgGGCTGgtatttattgttatttttatcGTCTTTATCGTTGGATTCTCGGTaatatcgtcacaacacggatgtagtgttttatcaatggagattattttgatatttcatcgatATTATTGAGCTGTTGATATGTTCAATATTTCtggaaaacgtttttcgtGTTGATATATTTCAGTATGTTATAAAGTGTCTCGCTTGGAATTTAATTCCTCAATTAATGTTGATGGCTAAAGACAGCGTCTACGCTAGTTTACCTAAAAGTGCGTTCTCCGTTCCGTCTTACGTTAAAAAAGGTCAGTTTTTCAAATCAGTAATAGGGGTGGTAGGTGGCGGTGTGGTCCCAGTGACAAAACTATGGggaaattcaaaataagacAAAGATTTGtggatattttatattttaggaTATGATATTGATACGTGATACATTGATATTGCCATGTATGATATTTTGCTTTATTGATATGTTGGTGTATGATACAGGTGCGGATCCAGAGGGGGGGGTTTCAGGGGTCATGACCCCCTCCTGCTCAGCTaccaaaaaaatttttaaatttgtttTCTTGAAGGAATGTAAGTGCTTATCTCAAAACAAAGCGGGCGGACAGTACCACAAAACCGGATACATATCATGTCATGTTTGACCAAACAATATGCCGTATAGGCCCCCTgtcattagatattttagtCGGCAGTTTAACATCAACATTTTTTATGAACCCCCTCCTGGAAAAAATCTTGAATCCGCGCCTATGACTACCTGATTcgtataaaaatgaaaggtCCCGATTTCTCCTTCATTATTCTTCTTTAATTTCCATCGGATAATTCATAAATCGTAGCCGTATCCACAGTCCCTTTTCTTAAAAGCAATTGAAAATGCGTAATTCGTATCCTGTTTTTCCGCCTGCTGGCAGTGATTGGCAAGCTTATCAATTACTTGTCAGTCATTGCCACCAAGCGTGCTGTGGCCACGCAATGTAATTTCCCGCCAGTTACATCTTAACAAAGAATAGCCGTGGCATGCGGCGTTTGTTCCAACGTCAGTGGAAatacatcttcacccgtcaagggattcgaacccactctgCTAAAGccgttccccgaaccccttgacctcacgagtcgtttgagtcgttactagccgaccagaatccggtcgtaccaatcacagtaACAAAtgacagtagacttctgttggttttcccgttaaatggaccaatcagcgaatgtcttaccgaacaaggaagtatttcgcaaatcgatatatgacgtcatgcgcaacagcgccagtaatgaaatcacgcttcgtgaggccagggggctggtggaagcgagttcgggagtgagaCCGGACcgctggcaagcgaggatggtggAAATAATTCATAGCAGTTTTTGTTCGTAGTTTATATGAAttagaagataattcattcattctacgaattatacataattcatagaaaatacgaattaaatgtataattttgtagaaaaaaccACGGTCCGAAGAGATACGTTTAGAGAGGTTGACTGTATGTGATatatttgttgttgttgtaggTGTCAGCGCGTTGCACGATATCAACAACCAGCAGACGATATCGTCGTGGTTGATTGAAGATAAATTACGTATCAAAATCAACTGCGCCACCTACGTCAACGTGAAAGAGGTCGGAAAAGTAAGTGACGTCGTCCGTTTTCGGTAGAAACTAAAAAAAATACGAAAACTAATTCATCGATACCAAATAAATAAGGATTTCGTAAATTTCGCGAATTTTTCAGATTTACGTAAAATCGGGAATCTATTTGGGAACTGAAATGTTGTGCAGTCAACAAGATACGCTTCACGTGATATCGTCGAATCCGAAATGGGACGAATACTTAACGTACGACATCGATATACCCGATATTCCGCGTTGCGCCAGACTTTGTCTGTCTATCTGCTGCATCTccagaaaaaacaaaaaacgggTAACTAGAAATTCAGTCGAAGAGAGAATTTTTTAGGTAATACGTTCCGGTGTAACCGATGAccgattttttatgtttttgttgCTAGGTTCATTACGCGCTAGGTTGGGGAAATCTGAACCTGTTCGATTTCAACAATCGTTTGCTGTCGGACAAAGTCAGCTTGAATTTGTGGCCGATGCCGCAAGGTTTGGAAGATTTATTGAACCCGATCGGAACTACAGGTAATTTAATACGCTAGAATCAATTATGCGAATATTCGTGTAtgcgttagtgtatgaaatattGACGATTATTTACACTGGATCGAATCCGAGTAAAGATTTGCCGTAAAatcaatattgtaaatattcgtGTATGCATTATTGTAGAAATATTgacaattatttatgaatttttgaatccGAGTAAAGATTCGTTGTAGAATCAATATCGTATGTATTTGTGTATGAAATATTGACCATTATTTACACAGGATCGAATCCGAGTAAAGATTCGCCATAGAATcaatattttaaatatttgtgtatgcgttagtgtatgaaatattgatggTTATTTACGCAGGATCGAATCCGAGTAAAGATTTGCCGTAAAatcaatattgtaaatattcgtGTATGCGttattgtatgaaatattgacGATTATTTACGCAGGATCGAATCCGAGTAAAGATTCGCCGTGTTTGGAGATCGAGTTTCAGAGATTCACGCAACCGGTTTCGTTCCCTCCCGAGCAACAAATAGAGGAATACGCTAAACTCATCATTCAAGACGACGCCGACTATAAAAAGGTAATGGCTGCGGCCGTAacatccccctatgacatcattgaatTGTGATTTGGACGTCCATTCGGTAAATATGGCTGCTTTTATGAAATCCTCTGCTGACTAAGAACTGAGGTAATGGCTACGGCCGCGacttccccctatgacatcatcgaattgtGATTTCAACATCCATTCGGTAAATATGGCTGCTTCTATGAAATCCTTTGCTGACTAGGTTACTAAGGTAATGGCTGCGGCTGTGacatccccctatgacattgAGGCCCATTCCGTAAATATGGCTGCTTTTATGAAATCCTCCGCTGACTATTAAAAGGTAATGGCTACGGCCGTGAaaaccccctatgacatcatgaaattatgattttgaCGCCCATTCGGTAAATATGGCTGCTTCTGTGAAATCCTCTTATGACATGATTTTCGGTTTGTTATTGTAGAATTCGGCTCTAACTCAAGGAGAGCTGCaagttttatatgaaatagtGAATAGAGATCCGTTGAGCGAGTTATCGGAACAGGAGAAAGAATTTCTGTGGAAAGTTCGTCGTCATTTACCAAAATTCCCGGATTCGTTACCGAAACTATTAGCCGCGATGAACTGGGGAAATCGAGATTGTGTAGCTCAGGTAATTAAAACCCGGTTTAAACCGTTAACGAACCCGATTTAACTCGGCGTAGTTAAACCGATGTTTCGTTTTGTTCGTAGTTATATTTATTGTTGAAACAATGGCCGCACCTACCTCCGGAGATCGCTATGGAGCTGTTAGATTTCTCGACGTTGGATATACGAGTTCGCAAATACGCCGTCGATTGTTTAGACCAAGGATTCAGCGACGAAATGTTGTCGCAATTTCTGCTGCAATTAGTTCAGGTAATTTACAGTCGAACCAGCTTAAAGTCTGTGCATTACTGTCCATCATCGAATCCCAATTTGTATATCTAAATCCATTTACTTAGTGTAAGTCGTAAACTCGTAAGTCAACATAATAATTGTTTCAACTACAACAACTTCAGCAGTgagttttattctgtaaattcaTATAAAGACCCCACAGGTAGATAAAGATCGAGGTCATATCTCTTTCAGTATTCCTAGTCGAAGCGTTGAGTAAACTACcggctcaaggaaacattttcggacttcattattttctcgtctttattgtgggattcttgTATATTATCTTTCACTTCAGTTCAGAACATGTTGCAAGAAACAGGCAAATTTTCATAACACAAAAATAGTAACTTGAGAGTGCGCAAAAAATTTGATGTCCAAATAACAACCGAGAGCATTTCATGGCTGCTTAATAATATCCACACAACGAATTTCAATAATGCGGAGTGCATAAGTCATTTTTTACGCTCAACAAATGTAGATACAATACTAAGTTTAAAAGCGTAGATGTCCTCATTCCACAGTATTAAGTGTTGGACCAATCTATCTTTTGAAGCGATTTAGGGACGGAGCACACAAAACATCAGGCGCGGAACCAGAGGGGGGTTCGAATCCCCCTTTTTTGACCAAGTGCCCTTCTGAAAATCACATGTGAAAAATTCCATCAGGCTCTGACGAAAGTTCATAGTACTTCTTAAAGCAGTAATATGCGCTAAAATTGCATAATAATGtacctaaattttcaaaattttagaaCAAGACCATCGCGCCTTTGGTGCTCGCCGAGACTCCCTCCACAAGTAATAAAGTACCCTTTTCATATGAGGTGAACCCTTTCTTCCAGGCTGGGTGCGCCCCTGGAAATCCATCAACCTCCAATCCCCCAAGTATGAGACGTTTGTCCCACTGTCGATTCAGATCAGATCGCATTCAATTTATACTGGTGACCGCGAGTCTCCGCGTTTCTGATTTAGTGAACAGCTCTTAACTTACAAAACTGACAAACATGGTCTCTAGCTCTTACCAAATGACGCTTGGATTTTAGAACTGGTCTGTGAACCGCATCAGAATATATTGAACACGATTTAAGTTctaattttctgatttcagGTTTTGAAATTTGAGCCGTATTTAGAGAACCCGCTGACGCGTTTCCTCGTTAAGAGAGCGCTCGTCAATCAGAAAATCGGGCATTTTTTCTTCTGGCATTTAAAATCGGAGATGCACAACATTCCGATCCGGTTAAAATTCGGGTTGATTTTGGAGGCGTATTGTCGAGGTTGCGGTCATTATCTGAAACAGTTGAATCGACAAGTTGAAGCCCTGGAGAAACTTGCTAAACTCAGCGATACTCTGAAAATGGAGAAAGATGTAAGTGTCTGAAATTACATAATCAGACCGGACTGCGGTTCCACGGTTCCACGGTTCGCcatccagttacacagttccatatcgagttccacagttctggatccagttccacagttctgaatccacTTCCGCAGTTCTGGTTCGAGTTCCACagtcctggatccagttccagagttctggaccgagttccacagttctggattgAATTCCACAATTttggacctagttccacagttctggatccagttccacagttctggttcgagttccacagtcctggacccagttccatagttctggaTCGAGTTCCACGGTTCCgggttcagttccacagttctggaccgagttccacagttctggatcgagttccacggttctggatcgagttccacagttctggattgAATTCCACAATTTTGGACCTagctccacagttctggatccagttccacagttctggttcgagttccacagttctggatccagttccacagttccggactcagttccacagttctggaccgagttccacagttctggatcgagttccacagttctggatcgagttccacagttctggattgAATTCCACAATTTTGGCCCTagctccacagttctggatccagttccacagttctggttcgagttccacagttctggatcgagttccacagttctgagttaaactTGAGtgaaaacattggaaatgaactaaatttttGACTCTTCAGTCAAACTTCAACTCCGGATTCTGAGTTATTAAATTATTCATTGATGCTATAAGttgtgtttatatttgttATTTAGGATGATCAGATGAAGATCCTGTGCGAACAGGTTCAACAAGCTGATTTTCTCGCCGCCCTTCAAAACTTTCACTCGCCTCTCAATAATCAACATCTACTCGGCAGTTTACAGTAAGTTACGATCCGTCGTCCTGTGCTCCGTATTTTAGCGTTATCTATGATTTTACCGCGGTTACTCGGTATATTTCAGCGTCGATCGATGTAAAGTGATGAGTTCTAAGAAGCGCCCTCTGTGGTTAGCGTGGGAGAACCAGGACCCGATGTCCGATCTGCTGTATCTTgattataaaatcatcttcaAAAACGGAGACGGTAAGTGGGACCACCTAAGAGCGGGTCATCTCGGGGACTTTTAAATGAATATCTCTTATTCTAACGGTTCTTTTTCTTGTGTTTGTAACAATGAACAGATTTGAGACAGGATATGTTAACATTACAAGTGATACGCGTCATGGAGAACATCTGGACTAAGGAAGGGATGGATTTGCGAATGACGCCGTACAGTTGCCTAGCGACCGGTAAAGATGTCGGTATGATCGAAGTGGTGCGTAATTCGTTAACAGTGATGGGCATACAGAAGAAAGGTGGAGCGATGGCCGCGATGCAGTTCGATAGTTCTAAACTGTTTAAATGGATCAAAGAGAAAAATAAGGGCGACCAGTGAGTATAGTTCCTCATCTCCCCGCTAGGGGGCAGTGTGCTTGACTCTCCAGGGGCGGTGTACTCTCCACCAGGGGGCTGTATGCTTGACTCTCCACTAGGGGGCAGTATGCATGACTCTCCACTAGGGGGCTGTATGCTTGACTCTCCACTAGGGGCAGTATGCATGACTCTCCGGGTAGCAATGTACTGAACTCATCACTAGGGGGCTGTATGTTTGACTCCTGGCAGTGTACTCAACCCTCCACTAGGGGGCGGTGTGCTTGACTATCCAAATATCCAAAGGGCAGTGTACTGAATTCCCCACTAGCGGGCTGTATGCTTGAATCTCCACCAGGGGGCAGCGTTTAATAATCAGTGTTATGTTGTATTATAGGTTAGATACAGCATTGGATACATTCACACGATCGTGCGCCGGATACTGCGTCGCTACATTCATCCTCGGTATTGGTGATCGCCATAACGACAACATCATGGTTACTGAGGACGGACAGGTAACTAATAGCAACCGTGACTATAGAAACATGAGCATTGTAGCGCGGCCCGCTGACTGTGGCTCCCTCTGCTGGTATTTTCAggtatttcatatagatttcGGGCATTTTTTGGATCATCGTAAAAAGAAGTTTGGAATTCAACGAGAACGAGTTCCGTTCGTTTTAACCGATGATTTTATACTAGTCATCGCACGCGGATCGGATAACCCTAAAAAAAGTGATGAATTTATGGCGTAAGTTTTACAATACTTCCAACATTCCTGTTCCCCCTGACAACTCCCACTAACTAGACTGGTTATTCCGCGTCAGTTCCCTGACAACGCCCCCTTCACCCCCTCACTCCTCGTCAGTTCCCTGACAATTCCCCCTTCACCCCCTCATTCCGCCTCAGTTCCCTGACAACTCCCCTTCACCCTATTCCGCGTCAGTTCCCTGACAATTCCCCCTTCACCCCCTCATTCCGCCTCAGTTCCCTGACAACTCCCCTTCACCCTATTCCGCGTCAGTTCCCTGACAACTCCCCTTCACCCTCACTCTCTCAGTTGCTTGACAACCCTCTTCACCCTCACTTCCTGTCAGTTCCCTGCTAACTTCCCTTAACCCCCTCAATATGCGTCAGTTCTATGACAACCCCCCTTTCAACCCCTCACTCCATCAGTTTCACATCCACCAGTTCCCTGACAACTCTCCTTCACCCCTCAATTCGTCAGATCCCTGAAAACCCCCCTTCACCCCCTCACTCCCTGTCAGTTCCCTGCTAACTCTCCTTAACCCCCTCACAATGCGTCAGTTCCCTGAAAACTCCCCCTTCACCCCTCACTCCCTATCAGTTCCCTCATAACTCCCCTTCACCCCTCACTCCCTGTTATCACTGATAACTCCCCTTCACCCCTCACTCCCTGTCATCACTGACAACTCCCCTTCACCCCTCACTTTGTCGTGTTATAATATTATAATGAGATATATCTATATGTTTCAGATTCCATGAACTATGTGGTAAGGCGTATCTGTGTTTACGACGTCACTCTCACGTGTTCATTACGCTGTTTACGAAAATGTTATCGTGCGGTATTCCCGAGTTACAATCGGTCGACGATATCGAGTATCTGCGTAAAACTCTCGCCGTCGAGAAATCCGACGAGGAAGCGTTGGAATATTTCCAGCAGCAGTTCAACGACGCCCACGACGGCGCGTGGACTACTAAACTAGACtggttcttccatttcattaacatgaaaaaacaatagttAGATCTTCGACTGAAAATCGATTCATTCCATGACTTATATTCATTGTTACTGACGATGTCTGCCGGATTAAATCCAACTTCACCCATGGCAACAGTAGCAACAATAGCATCAGTTGGTGAATTTAAGTTTGTTTAATTGGTTATGTTGATTGTGAGTCGCCCTTTAATGATGAGGGGCTCTGAAATTGACGAGGTGCTCTGTTATGGATGAGGTGTCTCTAATTGACGAGGTGTCTAATTGATGAGGTACTCTAATTGATGAGGAGGTCCTTATTTAAGATGCAATTTAGatgtaaattatttttgatgtttaattcaatgaaattgttGTACAAACTTTATATTATCGAGAACGGATTCCATTTTTCATGGTTTATTATTTTGTATAATGGATCGATTCTCTGCCTTACTGTATTTATATACcaggaaatttaaaaaatcaatgaaaaaaaatgaattttgtgaattattattattttgataaattaatacatGGCCTATATTGCCAATGAAATGTTtgtaaattcattatttctatgttaaatcgatttattcatcaaa
This Tubulanus polymorphus chromosome 7, tnTubPoly1.2, whole genome shotgun sequence DNA region includes the following protein-coding sequences:
- the LOC141909319 gene encoding phosphatidylinositol 4,5-bisphosphate 3-kinase catalytic subunit alpha isoform-like, giving the protein MSIFKRCVKMPPSSGELWGHHLMPTLVTVDCLLPNGIIIQLNCNRDATLETIKADLWREARKYPLFSLLSEPATYIFVSITQDAEREEFYDETRRLCDLRLFQPLLKIVEPKGNRVEKMLNYEIGMAIGMSVNEFNELKDLEVMTFRRNILNECKRAVEQRDSNGLQSQALYVYPPDIDDSPTLPNHFYEKLDKGQMMICIWVVSANGDRQKYTVKVAHNAIPEDVIAEAIRKKTRSMHMTQEQQKQCVNDYQNSYVLKVCGCDQFLLEKYPICQFKYVIKCLAWNLIPQLMLMAKDSVYASLPKSAFSVPSYVKKGVSALHDINNQQTISSWLIEDKLRIKINCATYVNVKEVGKIYVKSGIYLGTEMLCSQQDTLHVISSNPKWDEYLTYDIDIPDIPRCARLCLSICCISRKNKKRVHYALGWGNLNLFDFNNRLLSDKVSLNLWPMPQGLEDLLNPIGTTGSNPSKDSPCLEIEFQRFTQPVSFPPEQQIEEYAKLIIQDDADYKKNSALTQGELQVLYEIVNRDPLSELSEQEKEFLWKVRRHLPKFPDSLPKLLAAMNWGNRDCVAQLYLLLKQWPHLPPEIAMELLDFSTLDIRVRKYAVDCLDQGFSDEMLSQFLLQLVQVLKFEPYLENPLTRFLVKRALVNQKIGHFFFWHLKSEMHNIPIRLKFGLILEAYCRGCGHYLKQLNRQVEALEKLAKLSDTLKMEKDDDQMKILCEQVQQADFLAALQNFHSPLNNQHLLGSLHVDRCKVMSSKKRPLWLAWENQDPMSDLLYLDYKIIFKNGDDLRQDMLTLQVIRVMENIWTKEGMDLRMTPYSCLATGKDVGMIEVVRNSLTVMGIQKKGGAMAAMQFDSSKLFKWIKEKNKGDQLDTALDTFTRSCAGYCVATFILGIGDRHNDNIMVTEDGQVFHIDFGHFLDHRKKKFGIQRERVPFVLTDDFILVIARGSDNPKKSDEFMAFHELCGKAYLCLRRHSHVFITLFTKMLSCGIPELQSVDDIEYLRKTLAVEKSDEEALEYFQQQFNDAHDGAWTTKLDWFFHFINMKKQ